One genomic region from Frateuria soli encodes:
- a CDS encoding homocysteine S-methyltransferase family protein: MTTLPWLHPDRVARLEQALRERILILDGAMGTMLQGHALDESGFRGERFAHGHDSRHEHVHPGSCDLKGNNDLLSLTRPELIRGVHEAYLEAGADLVETNTFNSTRISQADYHLQHLAFELNLEGARLARAACDAHTTRTPERPRFAIGVLGPTSRTASLSPDVNDPGFRNVTFEELAGNYRESASGLIDGGVDILMVETIFDTLNAKAALFALSELFRERGARLPVMISGTITDRSGRTLSGQTAEAFYYSIAHARPLAVGLNCALGAADLRPHVQTLADIADCYVSTHPNAGLPNAFAEYDETPEQMAAVVGGFARDGLLNLVGGCCGTTPAHIAAIAEAVRGCVPRRLPDASREAA, translated from the coding sequence ATGACCACCCTGCCCTGGCTCCATCCCGATCGCGTCGCCCGCCTCGAACAGGCGCTGCGCGAGCGCATCCTGATCCTCGACGGCGCCATGGGCACGATGTTGCAGGGCCACGCACTGGACGAGTCGGGCTTCCGCGGCGAGCGATTCGCGCACGGCCACGACAGCCGGCATGAACACGTCCATCCGGGCAGCTGCGACCTGAAGGGCAACAACGACCTGCTCTCGCTCACCCGCCCGGAGCTGATCCGCGGCGTGCACGAGGCTTATCTGGAGGCCGGCGCCGACCTGGTCGAGACCAATACCTTCAACTCCACCCGCATCAGCCAGGCCGACTACCACCTCCAGCATCTCGCCTTCGAGCTCAACCTGGAAGGCGCCAGGCTAGCCCGGGCGGCCTGCGACGCCCATACCACGAGGACGCCGGAGAGACCGCGCTTCGCCATCGGCGTGCTCGGACCCACCAGCCGCACCGCCTCGCTGTCGCCGGACGTCAACGATCCCGGCTTTCGCAACGTCACGTTCGAGGAACTGGCCGGCAATTACCGCGAGTCGGCGTCCGGGCTGATCGACGGCGGCGTGGACATCCTGATGGTGGAAACCATATTCGATACGCTCAACGCCAAGGCCGCGTTGTTCGCGCTGTCCGAGCTGTTCCGCGAGCGCGGCGCGCGCCTGCCGGTGATGATCTCCGGGACGATCACCGACCGCTCCGGCCGTACGCTCTCGGGGCAGACCGCCGAGGCCTTCTACTACTCGATCGCCCACGCCCGCCCGCTGGCGGTAGGCCTGAACTGTGCGCTCGGCGCCGCCGACCTGCGCCCGCACGTGCAGACGCTGGCCGACATCGCCGACTGTTACGTCAGCACCCATCCCAATGCCGGCCTGCCCAACGCCTTCGCCGAATACGACGAGACGCCCGAACAGATGGCCGCCGTGGTCGGCGGCTTCGCTCGCGACGGCCTGCTCAACCTGGTCGGCGGTTGCTGCGGAACCACGCCGGCACACATCGCCGCGATCGCCGAGGCGGTGCGTGGCTGTGTGCCGAGGCGCCTGCCCGACGCCTCGCGAGAGGCTGCATGA
- a CDS encoding GspH/FimT family pseudopilin — translation MSTHASRPSRGFTLIELMVTVVVLAILAAIALPNFRDFMQRSAVTAQSNAVLADLQYARNDAITRRVITELCGSTDGTACTGTNTFEAGWVIYRETAPGPAATFTSADEVLRVTQAKSGISVRLVDDTGTAVNDVGFSQDGSTTSSAPLSFLVCPKSDGDTVGESTDRVQGAEVLLSTSGRASIRKIEAGGSCG, via the coding sequence ATGAGCACGCACGCGTCCAGGCCATCGCGCGGCTTCACCCTGATCGAGCTGATGGTGACCGTGGTCGTGTTGGCGATCCTCGCCGCGATCGCCTTGCCCAACTTCCGCGACTTCATGCAACGTAGCGCAGTCACTGCGCAATCCAACGCCGTGCTTGCCGACCTGCAGTACGCGCGCAACGACGCCATTACCCGACGGGTAATCACGGAGCTTTGCGGCAGCACGGACGGTACTGCCTGCACAGGTACGAACACGTTCGAGGCGGGCTGGGTCATCTATCGCGAGACCGCGCCCGGCCCTGCCGCGACGTTCACCTCGGCCGACGAGGTATTGCGGGTCACCCAGGCCAAATCGGGAATCAGCGTCCGCCTGGTGGACGATACGGGCACGGCGGTGAACGACGTGGGGTTCAGCCAGGATGGTTCGACCACCAGCAGCGCTCCGCTGAGCTTCCTGGTGTGTCCCAAGTCCGATGGCGACACCGTTGGCGAGAGTACCGACCGGGTACAGGGTGCGGAGGTGCTGCTGTCGACCTCCGGGCGTGCGTCGATCCGGAAAATCGAAGCAGGCGGCAGCTGCGGCTGA
- the metH gene encoding methionine synthase, producing MTTIRHTRLSGLEPLVLTPDLLFVNVGERTNVTGSAQFKKLIKEDRYEEAVEVARQQVANGAQIIDVNMDEGLIDSEAAMVRFLNLIAAEPDIARVPVMVDSSKWSVIEAGLRCLQGKGIVNSISMKEGEAAFLEQARKVRQYGAAAVVMAFDEEGQADTAERKVAICSRAYALLTEQVDFPPEDIIFDPNIFAIATGIEEHNNYAVDFIEATRELKRRFPACHVSGGVSNVSFSFRGNNSVREAIHSVFLYHAIKAGMDMGIVNAGALAIYDELDPQLRERVEDVVLNRRADATERLLEIADRYRAKKGEAAVENLAWRGKPVRERLAHALVHGIDQYVVEDTEEARQQVTRPLDVIEGPLMDGMNVVGDLFGAGKMFLPQVVKSARVMKKAVAYLLPYIEAEKARTGDTGKSNGKIVMATVKGDVHDIGKNIVGVVLRCNNFDVIDLGVMVPAQKILDTAIAEKADMIGLSGLITPSLEEMGHVAREMQRQGFSVPLLIGGATTSRAHTALKIEPHYKSPCVWVKDASRAVGVAQSLVSKELVDGFMAKIRAEYAEVRERHRHRGPGKQLVPLEKARAQRFSCDWANYEPPRPAKPGITVFDDYDLSEIRRYIDWTPFFQAWELAGHYPAILSDAVVGPQATDLFGDAQRMLDRVVAEKWLTARAVIGFWPAANVMDDVEIQAGGNTVLLHHLRQQADKPVERPNLCLADFVTPKEYGKSDWIGGFAVTAGLGIEPHLERFRADNDDYSAIILKALADRLAEAFAERMHERVRREFWGYASEETLDNEALIAEKYQGIRPAPGYPACPDHTEKTTLFHLLDARANAGIELTEGFSMYPAAAVSGWYFSHPGSQYFVVGRLTREQVEDYARRKGWSRQEAERWLASNLDYDPD from the coding sequence ATGACTACCATCCGCCACACCCGTCTCTCCGGCCTGGAACCGCTGGTCCTCACTCCGGACCTGCTGTTCGTCAACGTCGGTGAGCGCACCAACGTCACCGGCTCGGCGCAGTTCAAGAAGCTGATCAAGGAAGACCGCTACGAGGAGGCCGTCGAGGTCGCGCGCCAGCAGGTCGCCAACGGCGCGCAGATCATCGACGTCAACATGGACGAGGGCCTGATCGATTCCGAGGCCGCGATGGTGCGCTTCCTCAACCTGATCGCCGCCGAGCCGGACATCGCGCGCGTGCCGGTGATGGTCGACTCCTCCAAATGGAGCGTGATCGAGGCCGGCCTGCGCTGCCTGCAGGGCAAGGGCATCGTCAACTCGATCTCGATGAAGGAAGGCGAGGCAGCGTTCCTCGAGCAGGCGCGCAAGGTGCGCCAGTATGGCGCCGCCGCGGTAGTGATGGCCTTCGACGAGGAAGGCCAGGCCGACACCGCCGAGCGCAAGGTCGCGATCTGCTCGCGCGCCTACGCGCTGCTCACCGAACAGGTCGATTTCCCGCCCGAAGATATCATCTTCGATCCCAACATCTTCGCCATCGCCACCGGAATCGAAGAGCACAACAACTACGCGGTGGACTTCATCGAGGCGACCCGCGAACTGAAGCGGCGCTTCCCCGCCTGCCACGTCTCCGGCGGCGTCTCGAATGTCTCGTTCTCCTTTCGCGGCAACAACTCGGTGCGGGAGGCCATCCACTCGGTGTTCCTCTACCACGCCATCAAGGCCGGCATGGACATGGGCATCGTCAATGCCGGCGCGCTGGCGATCTACGACGAGCTGGATCCACAGTTGCGCGAACGCGTCGAGGACGTGGTGCTCAACCGGCGCGCGGACGCCACCGAGCGACTGCTGGAGATCGCCGACCGCTACAGGGCGAAGAAGGGCGAGGCGGCGGTCGAGAACCTGGCCTGGCGCGGCAAGCCCGTGCGCGAACGGCTCGCCCACGCGCTCGTCCACGGCATCGACCAGTACGTGGTCGAGGACACCGAGGAGGCCCGCCAGCAGGTCACCCGTCCGCTGGACGTGATCGAGGGCCCGCTGATGGACGGCATGAACGTGGTCGGCGACCTGTTCGGCGCCGGCAAGATGTTCCTGCCGCAGGTGGTCAAATCCGCGCGCGTGATGAAGAAGGCGGTCGCCTACCTGCTGCCCTACATCGAGGCGGAGAAGGCACGCACCGGCGATACCGGCAAGAGCAACGGCAAGATCGTGATGGCCACGGTCAAGGGCGACGTGCACGACATCGGCAAGAACATCGTGGGCGTGGTGCTTCGCTGCAACAACTTCGACGTGATCGACCTCGGCGTGATGGTGCCCGCGCAGAAGATCCTGGACACCGCGATCGCCGAGAAGGCCGACATGATCGGTCTGTCCGGCCTGATCACGCCCTCGCTGGAGGAAATGGGCCACGTCGCCCGCGAGATGCAGCGCCAGGGCTTCAGCGTGCCGCTGCTGATCGGTGGCGCCACCACCTCGCGTGCGCACACGGCACTCAAGATCGAACCGCATTACAAGTCACCGTGCGTCTGGGTCAAGGACGCCTCGCGTGCGGTGGGCGTGGCGCAATCGCTGGTCAGCAAGGAGCTGGTCGACGGCTTCATGGCGAAGATCCGCGCCGAGTACGCCGAGGTACGCGAACGCCACCGCCATCGCGGCCCCGGCAAGCAATTGGTGCCGCTGGAGAAGGCGCGCGCACAACGCTTCAGCTGCGACTGGGCGAACTACGAGCCGCCACGGCCGGCCAAGCCCGGCATTACCGTATTCGACGATTACGACCTGTCCGAGATCCGCCGGTACATCGACTGGACGCCGTTCTTCCAGGCCTGGGAGCTGGCCGGTCATTACCCCGCCATCCTGAGCGACGCGGTGGTCGGGCCGCAGGCTACCGATCTGTTCGGCGACGCGCAGAGGATGCTGGACCGCGTCGTCGCGGAAAAATGGCTCACCGCGCGAGCCGTGATCGGTTTCTGGCCCGCGGCCAACGTGATGGACGACGTAGAGATCCAGGCGGGCGGCAATACCGTCTTGCTTCACCACCTGCGCCAGCAGGCCGACAAGCCGGTCGAGCGCCCCAACCTCTGCCTGGCCGACTTCGTCACGCCGAAGGAGTACGGCAAGTCCGACTGGATCGGTGGCTTCGCCGTTACCGCGGGACTGGGGATCGAGCCGCACCTGGAGCGCTTCCGCGCCGACAACGACGACTACTCGGCCATCATTCTCAAGGCCCTCGCCGATCGCCTGGCCGAAGCCTTCGCCGAGCGCATGCACGAGCGTGTACGCCGCGAGTTCTGGGGCTATGCGTCAGAGGAGACGCTGGACAACGAGGCGCTTATCGCCGAGAAGTACCAGGGTATCCGGCCGGCCCCGGGTTATCCCGCCTGCCCCGACCACACCGAGAAGACCACCCTGTTCCATTTGCTCGACGCCCGGGCCAACGCCGGCATCGAGCTCACCGAGGGCTTTTCGATGTACCCGGCCGCGGCCGTCTCGGGCTGGTACTTCTCCCATCCGGGCAGCCAGTATTTCGTGGTCGGCCGCCTGACCCGCGAACAGGTGGAGGACTATGCCAGGCGCAAGGGCTGGAGCCGCCAGGAGGCCGAGCGCTGGCTCGCGTCCAACCTGGACTACGATCCGGACTAG
- a CDS encoding lipid-A-disaccharide synthase N-terminal domain-containing protein: MDIFAPILHALQHFHLTPWKLVGFAGTFMFTSRWFVQLYYTRKYKRVVMPLSFWWLSVIGSALLLAYFTVGKNDSVGILSNFFPVFVSVYNLVVHMRHRRSSVAGDQA, translated from the coding sequence ATGGACATCTTCGCTCCGATCCTGCACGCGCTGCAGCATTTCCATTTGACGCCATGGAAGCTGGTGGGCTTTGCCGGCACGTTCATGTTCACCAGTCGCTGGTTCGTGCAGCTGTATTACACGCGCAAGTACAAAAGGGTGGTGATGCCGCTGTCCTTCTGGTGGCTGTCGGTTATTGGCAGCGCGCTGCTGCTTGCCTACTTCACCGTGGGCAAGAACGACTCGGTCGGTATCCTCTCCAACTTCTTTCCGGTGTTCGTGTCGGTCTACAACCTGGTCGTGCACATGCGCCATCGCAGGAGCAGCGTCGCCGGCGACCAAGCCTGA
- a CDS encoding acyl-CoA dehydrogenase family protein produces the protein MDFRFTEDQLSIQSIARDFAQKRIAPVAAELDAKGQFPLENIQEMGQLGLMGIEVPTEYGGAGMDPIAYVLAMIEIAAADAATSTIMSVNNSLFCNGILKHGSEEQKQTYVRAIASGEAIGAYALTEPQSGSDASNMHTRAVKNADGDWVINGKKSWITSGPVARYIVLFAITTPGIGAKGVSAFIIDTKRQGFHAGKTEPKLGIRASATCEIEFNDYVCPKENLLGQEGKGFAIAMGVLDAGRIGIASQAVGIARAAYEATLQWSRDRKAFGTPIGTFQMTQAKIADMKCKLDAATLLTLRAAWAKGEAEKNGGRFGTEAAIAKLTASEAAMWISHQAVQIHGGMGYSKEMPLERYFRDAKITEIYEGTSEIQRIVIARNETGLR, from the coding sequence ATGGATTTCCGTTTCACCGAAGACCAGCTCTCGATCCAGTCCATCGCCCGCGATTTCGCACAGAAGCGCATCGCGCCGGTGGCCGCCGAGCTGGACGCCAAGGGCCAGTTTCCGCTCGAGAACATCCAGGAGATGGGCCAGCTGGGCCTGATGGGCATCGAGGTCCCGACCGAATACGGCGGCGCGGGCATGGACCCGATCGCCTACGTGCTGGCGATGATCGAGATCGCCGCGGCCGATGCCGCCACCTCGACCATCATGTCGGTCAACAACTCGCTGTTCTGCAACGGCATCCTCAAGCACGGCAGCGAGGAGCAGAAGCAGACCTACGTGCGCGCCATCGCCTCGGGCGAGGCCATCGGCGCGTACGCGCTGACCGAGCCGCAGTCGGGCTCCGACGCCTCCAACATGCACACGCGCGCGGTGAAGAACGCCGACGGCGACTGGGTGATCAACGGCAAGAAGAGCTGGATCACCTCCGGTCCGGTGGCGCGCTACATCGTGCTGTTCGCGATCACCACTCCGGGCATCGGCGCCAAGGGCGTGTCGGCGTTCATCATCGACACCAAGCGGCAGGGCTTCCACGCCGGCAAGACCGAGCCCAAGCTCGGCATCCGCGCCTCGGCGACCTGCGAGATCGAATTCAACGACTACGTCTGCCCGAAGGAAAACCTGCTGGGCCAGGAGGGCAAGGGCTTCGCCATCGCCATGGGCGTGCTCGACGCCGGCCGCATCGGCATCGCCTCGCAGGCGGTCGGCATCGCGCGTGCCGCGTACGAGGCCACGCTGCAGTGGTCGCGTGACCGCAAGGCATTCGGCACGCCGATCGGCACGTTCCAGATGACCCAGGCCAAGATCGCGGACATGAAGTGCAAGCTGGACGCGGCGACGCTGCTCACCCTGCGCGCGGCCTGGGCCAAGGGCGAGGCGGAGAAGAACGGCGGTCGCTTCGGTACCGAGGCGGCGATCGCCAAGCTCACCGCCTCGGAGGCGGCGATGTGGATCAGCCACCAGGCGGTGCAGATCCACGGCGGCATGGGCTACTCGAAGGAGATGCCGCTGGAGCGCTACTTCCGCGACGCCAAGATCACCGAGATCTACGAGGGCACCAGCGAGATCCAGCGCATCGTGATCGCGCGCAACGAAACCGGCCTGCGCTGA
- a CDS encoding metalloregulator ArsR/SmtB family transcription factor yields the protein MDLATASGVLRLLADPTRVRLLALLEHEELTVAELAQVLHLAQPRVSTHLAKLKEAELVRDRRAGVSAYYRANNEGDSHQHALLHSLRESIDDALLREDAARLPSVLANRARAEGWADTVAGDMERHYSPGRTWETLARSLLQLLETGDVLDIASGDGITAELLAPHARSIVCIDSSERVVAAAAQRLKAFPNVEVHQGDMHALDLGKRRFDLVLMLHALTYAEHPGRAVTEAARLLRGGGRLLAVTLGKHAHRAAVEPFDHRNLGFTRDELSRFATDAGLAVSSCVRLSRERKAPHFEVISLLARKP from the coding sequence ATGGATCTGGCGACCGCCTCCGGCGTCCTGCGCCTGCTGGCCGATCCCACCCGCGTGCGCCTGCTGGCCTTGCTGGAGCACGAGGAGCTGACCGTGGCCGAGCTGGCCCAGGTGCTGCACCTGGCCCAGCCGCGCGTGTCCACGCACCTGGCCAAGCTGAAGGAAGCCGAGCTGGTACGTGACCGCCGCGCCGGCGTGTCGGCCTATTACCGGGCCAACAACGAGGGCGATTCGCACCAGCACGCGCTGCTCCATTCGCTGCGCGAAAGCATCGACGACGCCTTGCTGCGCGAGGATGCGGCGCGCCTGCCATCGGTACTGGCCAACCGCGCCCGCGCGGAAGGCTGGGCCGACACCGTCGCCGGCGACATGGAGCGCCACTACTCGCCCGGCCGTACCTGGGAAACCCTTGCCCGCTCGCTGCTGCAGCTTCTGGAAACCGGCGATGTGCTGGACATCGCCTCGGGCGACGGCATCACTGCCGAGCTGCTCGCGCCGCACGCGCGCTCGATCGTCTGCATCGATTCCAGCGAGCGCGTGGTCGCCGCCGCTGCGCAGCGCCTGAAGGCCTTTCCAAACGTGGAGGTCCACCAGGGCGACATGCATGCGCTGGACCTGGGCAAGCGCCGTTTCGACCTGGTGTTGATGCTGCATGCGTTGACCTATGCCGAGCACCCGGGTCGGGCCGTGACCGAAGCCGCGCGCCTGCTGCGCGGTGGCGGCCGGTTGCTTGCCGTGACGCTGGGCAAGCACGCCCATCGCGCCGCGGTCGAACCGTTCGACCACCGCAACCTGGGTTTCACCCGTGACGAGCTGTCCCGTTTCGCCACCGATGCCGGCCTGGCCGTATCCAGCTGCGTACGCCTGAGCCGTGAGCGCAAGGCGCCGCATTTCGAAGTGATCAGCCTGTTGGCCCGCAAACCGTAA